A stretch of Babylonia areolata isolate BAREFJ2019XMU chromosome 23, ASM4173473v1, whole genome shotgun sequence DNA encodes these proteins:
- the LOC143298336 gene encoding soma ferritin-like, producing MAVSQCRQNYHAECEAGINRQINMELHASYCYQSMAFYFDRDDVALPGFCKYFRKASEEEREHAEKLMQFQNMRGGRIVLQDIKKPDRDEWGTGLDAMQVALALEKSVNQSLLDLHEVANGHNDAQMTDFLEGNYLQEQVRSIKEIGDHITNLKRVGPGLGEYMYDKESLQE from the exons ATGGCTGTCAGTCAGTGCCGTCAGAACTACCATGCCGAGTGTGAAGCTGGCATCAACCGACAGATCAACATGGAGCTGCATGCCAGCTATTGCTACCAGTCCATG GCATTCTACTTTGACCGTGATGATGTGGCTCTGCCAGGATTCTGCAAATACTTCCGCAAGGCATCGGAGGAAGAACGGGAGCATGCTGAAAAGCTGATGCAATTCCAGAACATGCGTGGTGGTCGCATTGTCCTGCAAGACATCAAG AAACCTGACAGGGATGAGTGGGGCACCGGTCTGGACGCCATGCAGGTGGCTCTGGCCCTGGAGAAGAGCGTCAACCAGTCGCTGCTGGACCTCCACGAGGTGGCCAACGGTCACAACGATGCTCAG ATGACTGACTTCCTGGAGGGCAACTACCTGCAGGAACAGGTGCGCTCCATCAAGGAAATCGGCGACCACATCACCAACCTGAAGCGTGTGGGGCCCGGTCTGGGAGAGTACATGTACGACAAGGAGAGCCTGCAGGAGTAG